The Spirochaeta isovalerica genome includes a window with the following:
- the vapC gene encoding type II toxin-antitoxin system tRNA(fMet)-specific endonuclease VapC, producing MLKCILDTNLVIYVIKRRPMELLDVFNKHVDQMCISTITLAELMHGVEKSSKPEQNLRNVEDFVTHLDVLHYDDEAAMHYGDIRADLEKKGTVIGVNDLHIAGHARSKGLILVSNNTREFERVEGLRLIELFLKSDTRIDAFIRLALFIADGIRFRRNRSCCGFSTAPRCLVSREERKGLPMHFPFDLFLKPVYLIFGIFDGLF from the coding sequence ATGCTGAAATGCATTCTTGATACAAATCTTGTTATATACGTGATTAAACGGCGTCCTATGGAATTGCTAGATGTTTTTAATAAACATGTGGACCAAATGTGTATCAGCACTATTACACTGGCTGAACTCATGCATGGTGTTGAAAAAAGCTCAAAGCCTGAACAAAATCTTAGAAATGTTGAAGACTTTGTTACACATCTCGATGTACTGCATTATGATGATGAAGCGGCGATGCATTATGGTGATATAAGAGCCGATCTGGAAAAAAAAGGAACTGTGATTGGTGTTAATGATCTCCATATTGCCGGACATGCTCGGAGCAAAGGTCTAATCCTGGTATCTAACAATACGAGAGAATTTGAACGGGTGGAAGGGCTGAGATTGATTGAACTATTTCTGAAAAGTGACACCAGAATTGATGCCTTTATTCGATTAGCTCTATTCATCGCAGATGGCATTCGGTTTAGAAGAAACAGGAGCTGTTGCGGGTTTTCAACAGCTCCGCGATGTCTAGTTTCCCGAGAAGAGCGCAAGGGGCTGCCGATGCACTTTCCCTTCGACCTGTTCCTGAAGCCTGTTTATCTCATTTTCGGCATCTTCGACGGCCTCTTTTGA
- a CDS encoding aldose 1-epimerase family protein — MKTLHKLTLLSPDSTEGLKKIDLKQGDWSVKSYTLRGGLQEGVDVVEINNGRLSFAVLPTRGMGIWKGECGDVSLGWNSPVKTPVHPSFINYQDRGGIGWLKGFNEWIVRCGLNNMGAPGTDRDGTALTLHGKIANIPAHSVSLEISDEAIILRGEIDETMMLGPALRLNTEIRTEPGSGKLTISDTVTNIGAAPAEHELLYHINYGESLLEKGSKALAPFKHVAPRDLRAAEGIDSFNVYEDPETGYAEQVYFYQLVEKSGSGGTMVMLKNASGDRASVLRYSLSDFPCFTLWKNTAGKADGYVTGLEPGTNYPNCRPVEREQGRLLSLAGGESRRTALSIEVLESKEAVEDAENEINRLQEQVEGKVHRQPLALFSGN; from the coding sequence ATGAAGACATTACATAAATTGACACTTCTGTCACCGGACTCTACCGAAGGCTTGAAGAAAATTGATCTGAAGCAAGGGGACTGGTCAGTCAAATCCTATACGCTCCGCGGCGGCCTGCAGGAGGGGGTCGATGTTGTGGAAATAAATAATGGCAGACTCTCCTTCGCAGTCCTCCCGACCCGGGGCATGGGGATCTGGAAAGGAGAGTGCGGAGATGTCTCTCTAGGCTGGAATTCACCGGTAAAAACTCCGGTACACCCCTCTTTCATCAACTACCAGGATCGGGGCGGAATCGGCTGGCTGAAAGGCTTTAACGAATGGATTGTCCGGTGCGGACTCAACAATATGGGAGCGCCCGGAACCGATAGGGACGGAACGGCTCTGACTCTCCACGGGAAAATTGCCAATATTCCCGCCCACTCCGTTTCTCTTGAGATAAGCGATGAAGCGATCATCCTCAGAGGAGAAATCGACGAGACCATGATGCTGGGGCCGGCCCTGAGACTGAACACGGAAATACGGACGGAACCGGGATCGGGAAAACTGACGATTTCAGACACCGTGACAAATATCGGAGCCGCCCCTGCAGAGCACGAACTTCTCTATCATATAAACTATGGGGAATCTCTTCTGGAAAAAGGTTCGAAGGCATTGGCTCCCTTTAAACATGTTGCGCCCAGAGATCTCCGGGCCGCTGAGGGCATCGATTCATTTAATGTGTATGAAGATCCGGAAACAGGATATGCGGAACAGGTCTATTTTTATCAGCTTGTCGAAAAATCCGGAAGCGGGGGGACAATGGTCATGCTGAAAAACGCTTCGGGCGATAGGGCATCTGTTCTCCGTTATTCCTTAAGTGACTTTCCCTGTTTTACTCTCTGGAAAAATACAGCGGGAAAGGCTGATGGTTATGTGACGGGGCTGGAACCGGGAACCAATTACCCCAACTGCAGACCGGTTGAAAGAGAACAGGGTCGACTCCTGTCTCTGGCAGGAGGCGAATCGCGCCGGACAGCCTTATCTATAGAAGTTTTGGAATCAAAAGAGGCCGTCGAAGATGCCGAAAATGAGATAAACAGGCTTCAGGAACAGGTCGAAGGGAAAGTGCATCGGCAGCCCCTTGCGCTCTTCTCGGGAAACTAG
- a CDS encoding PfkB family carbohydrate kinase translates to MKRYRDYINNVSGNMLFGCDGFVDETYEIVEERQNLTRYSAMGKLKDFGELLVARADGGVGLEIVAKRRCEGGFGINTGRIAGILGLNVTLPGLFGKNEIDPAFAEFKEYCNLQSVGDPALTLVFEFGDGKVLMSDLQAVSSLTWADVEKHFGKEKLKEMFTGVDVLGLGYWSLTADFDGIFQGFMDQYETVEAPRRMFFDFADIKKKSGEAFSRSLRLIASYNDRIPMTFSLNEHEVFELFRRVGVEEPENTPAAIAPALAIAREKVGFDELIVHTPEFAVGSSATEGEAYAIQDRQTEVVRTAGAGDSFNGGYVSASLGDLSLKERLVIANGATAFFVTHATGPTKEQLIAQIEKATDK, encoded by the coding sequence ATGAAAAGATACAGAGATTACATTAACAATGTCAGCGGAAACATGCTCTTCGGATGCGATGGTTTCGTCGACGAGACATATGAGATTGTCGAAGAAAGGCAGAATCTGACCCGGTACTCGGCAATGGGGAAACTAAAAGATTTCGGGGAACTGCTTGTGGCCAGGGCCGATGGAGGCGTAGGGCTCGAAATAGTGGCCAAGAGACGATGCGAAGGGGGTTTCGGCATAAATACGGGAAGAATCGCCGGTATTCTGGGACTGAATGTAACCCTCCCCGGTCTTTTTGGAAAGAATGAGATCGATCCGGCTTTTGCGGAGTTTAAAGAGTACTGCAATCTCCAGTCGGTCGGCGATCCTGCCCTGACTCTCGTTTTTGAATTCGGAGATGGAAAAGTACTGATGAGCGATCTGCAGGCTGTTTCCAGTCTGACATGGGCCGATGTGGAGAAACATTTCGGAAAGGAAAAACTGAAAGAGATGTTCACCGGCGTGGATGTTTTAGGCCTCGGCTACTGGTCGCTGACCGCGGATTTTGACGGAATATTCCAGGGCTTTATGGATCAGTATGAAACAGTGGAAGCGCCGCGGCGCATGTTTTTCGATTTCGCCGATATCAAAAAGAAATCCGGCGAAGCCTTTTCCCGATCCCTGAGGCTGATTGCTTCCTATAATGACAGAATTCCCATGACTTTCAGCCTCAACGAACATGAGGTCTTTGAGCTTTTCAGAAGAGTCGGTGTGGAAGAGCCGGAAAATACCCCGGCAGCCATTGCTCCTGCTCTGGCTATTGCCCGGGAGAAAGTGGGCTTCGATGAGCTGATCGTCCATACACCGGAATTTGCCGTGGGATCGAGCGCCACAGAGGGCGAAGCCTACGCTATTCAGGACCGCCAGACCGAAGTTGTCAGAACAGCCGGAGCGGGAGACAGCTTCAACGGAGGCTATGTCAGTGCCTCTCTGGGAGATTTGTCCCTGAAAGAACGTCTGGTAATCGCCAATGGGGCAACGGCTTTCTTTGTCACCCATGCCACCGGACCGACAAAAGAACAGCTTATCGCTCAGATCGAAAAAGCGACTGACAAATAA
- a CDS encoding class II aldolase/adducin family protein, whose protein sequence is MSMDKLIEVSNRYGSDADYVLAGGGNTSWKTDEFMYVKGSGTELATIDSDGFVKVDLKKLDKIWSKTYSGDTETREEEVLADLMASRFPEENEKRPSVETLLHGMLPYTYVVHTHPALINGITCSNKAAELVRELFGNRALWVSITNPGYILAKVVKDRIDEHLKSGGEFPVMIFLQNHGVFVSANTINEIDSIYAHMFKVINDKVTIQPDRERQGVDPSEEEKAVRIIRDVLGKDMAVLGFRNKDIMTYSRSAEAFTPLSLSFTPDHIVYYGFKPVYSRSLESLGEDLKSYRESHEETPRLAVVKNIGAFAINTSENKAAKSALLFEDNVKIAVYTQSFGGYSFMPQDKIDFIRNWEVEKYRASKS, encoded by the coding sequence ATGAGCATGGATAAACTTATTGAAGTTTCAAACCGCTATGGGTCCGATGCCGATTATGTTCTGGCCGGAGGAGGAAACACTTCCTGGAAAACTGATGAATTTATGTATGTGAAGGGGTCGGGAACAGAACTGGCGACTATAGATTCTGACGGTTTTGTCAAAGTTGATTTGAAAAAACTCGATAAAATCTGGTCGAAGACCTATTCCGGAGATACCGAAACCAGAGAGGAAGAGGTACTTGCGGACTTAATGGCATCGAGATTTCCCGAGGAGAATGAAAAAAGGCCCAGCGTCGAAACGCTTCTCCACGGGATGCTTCCCTATACTTATGTCGTCCATACCCATCCGGCTTTGATAAATGGCATAACATGCAGCAATAAAGCTGCGGAACTGGTCCGGGAGTTATTTGGAAACAGAGCCCTGTGGGTTTCCATTACCAACCCGGGATACATTCTGGCCAAAGTTGTAAAAGACAGAATTGATGAGCACCTGAAATCGGGCGGAGAATTTCCCGTAATGATTTTTCTCCAGAATCATGGTGTTTTCGTTTCGGCTAATACGATTAATGAGATCGACTCCATTTACGCCCATATGTTCAAAGTCATAAATGACAAGGTAACCATTCAGCCCGATCGGGAGAGACAGGGAGTCGACCCATCGGAGGAAGAAAAAGCGGTGCGGATTATCCGGGACGTTTTAGGAAAGGATATGGCGGTACTGGGGTTCCGAAACAAGGATATAATGACTTACTCCCGATCGGCTGAAGCCTTTACGCCTCTCTCTCTATCGTTCACCCCGGACCACATCGTCTACTACGGCTTCAAACCGGTTTATTCCCGAAGCCTGGAGTCTCTCGGCGAGGACTTGAAAAGCTATAGGGAATCACATGAAGAGACGCCCCGTCTCGCGGTTGTTAAAAACATCGGGGCCTTCGCGATCAATACCAGCGAAAACAAAGCCGCCAAATCGGCGCTCCTTTTTGAAGACAACGTGAAGATAGCGGTCTATACGCAGAGTTTCGGAGGATACAGTTTCATGCCTCAGGACAAAATCGATTTTATACGGAACTGGGAAGTGGAAAAGTACCGCGCTTCAAAGAGCTGA
- a CDS encoding L-rhamnose isomerase translates to MGNIYEYAKEQYAEVGVDVKDALEKLRKISLSVHCWQGDDVGGFETPDSQLSGGGIQVTGNYPGKAGNPDELKKDLEKMYSLLPGKHRLNLHAIYGDFKGKKVDRNEIGPEHFKTWSDWAGEQGIKLDFNGTFFSHPMADSGFTLSSKDEKIREFWIEHAKRSREITAFFGKEQGSPSVHNLWIPDGAKDQVVDRMGHRTILKNSLDTIYDQKLDGRHIRDAVECKLFGIGSESYVVGSHEFYMGYALSREKLLCLDMGHFHPTESIADKISAVYQYLDEILLHVSRPVRWDSDHVVTLNDDIYALMQELVRSGKINSTYIGLDFFDGTLNRIGAWAVGARASLKGILFALLEPYSQLKAYEEEGNNFGRLALLEEMKSKPFGIIWDEYCREMGTLTDREMLSDVLSYEKAELAERK, encoded by the coding sequence ATGGGAAATATATATGAATATGCCAAAGAACAATACGCGGAAGTCGGAGTAGACGTAAAAGACGCTCTGGAAAAGCTCAGAAAGATATCCCTGTCGGTGCACTGCTGGCAGGGCGATGACGTAGGGGGGTTCGAGACGCCCGATTCGCAGTTGTCCGGCGGAGGAATCCAGGTGACGGGAAACTACCCCGGTAAAGCCGGCAACCCCGATGAGCTGAAAAAAGATCTGGAGAAGATGTACAGCCTGCTTCCCGGTAAGCACAGACTGAACCTCCATGCCATATACGGGGACTTTAAGGGGAAAAAAGTCGACAGGAACGAAATCGGTCCCGAACATTTCAAAACATGGTCGGACTGGGCTGGAGAACAGGGCATAAAGCTGGACTTTAACGGCACATTCTTTTCCCACCCCATGGCGGACAGCGGTTTCACACTCAGCAGCAAAGATGAAAAAATCCGGGAGTTCTGGATAGAACATGCTAAAAGATCCCGTGAAATCACCGCTTTTTTCGGTAAAGAGCAAGGGTCGCCCTCAGTCCACAACCTCTGGATACCCGATGGAGCCAAAGATCAGGTGGTGGATAGAATGGGGCACAGAACCATTTTGAAAAACTCGCTTGACACAATATACGATCAGAAACTTGACGGCAGACATATCCGCGATGCCGTGGAGTGCAAGCTCTTTGGAATCGGAAGCGAATCCTATGTCGTGGGATCTCATGAGTTCTATATGGGTTACGCTCTGAGCCGGGAGAAACTTCTCTGCCTCGATATGGGGCATTTCCATCCCACCGAATCGATCGCTGACAAGATTTCAGCGGTTTATCAGTATCTCGATGAAATCCTCCTCCATGTCTCAAGGCCTGTCCGATGGGATTCCGACCATGTAGTCACCCTCAACGATGACATCTACGCATTGATGCAGGAGCTCGTCAGATCCGGAAAAATCAACAGCACCTATATCGGTCTCGACTTTTTCGATGGAACTCTGAACAGAATCGGAGCCTGGGCTGTCGGTGCCAGGGCTTCTCTCAAAGGAATTCTTTTCGCTCTCCTCGAGCCCTATTCGCAATTAAAAGCCTATGAAGAAGAGGGCAATAATTTCGGACGACTGGCTCTGCTGGAAGAGATGAAAAGCAAGCCCTTCGGAATTATCTGGGATGAATACTGCCGGGAAATGGGAACGCTTACCGACAGAGAAATGCTGTCTGATGTTCTCAGCTATGAAAAAGCAGAACTGGCGGAGAGAAAATAG
- a CDS encoding helix-turn-helix domain-containing protein, whose amino-acid sequence MYERHHLMGKDFFRSDDIPVKILKRNPQPDYPVHSHDFSELVLILDGKGTHFTQKHSFQVSRGDLFVINGDLAHGYKDLENLVLINILFDLEKLKLPDWDISRSPGFHTLFTIEPLLRETSKFSSRLKLNRDQIRYVTGLLDEMEREECHKREGYKYLTASLFMQLIAYLSRAYAGNAGSDHSSLYQLGETISFIEQNLDRNITIRELLEVSHMSASTLNRAFQKITGTSPLDYHLKKKMDRACSLLLKRDSSITMIAYDLGFSDSNYFSRQFRKIIGVTPREFRKRS is encoded by the coding sequence ATGTATGAACGCCATCATCTAATGGGTAAGGACTTCTTCCGCAGTGATGATATCCCCGTAAAAATTCTGAAAAGGAATCCTCAGCCGGACTATCCCGTTCACTCACATGATTTCTCGGAACTCGTCCTGATTCTCGACGGGAAGGGGACACACTTCACTCAGAAACATAGTTTTCAGGTGAGCCGCGGCGATCTTTTCGTTATAAACGGAGATCTGGCCCATGGATATAAAGATCTGGAGAATCTGGTTCTTATCAATATCCTTTTCGACCTGGAAAAGCTTAAACTCCCCGACTGGGACATAAGCCGATCTCCGGGATTTCATACGCTCTTTACAATCGAGCCTCTTTTACGGGAAACATCGAAATTTTCCAGCCGTTTAAAACTCAATAGGGATCAGATCCGCTATGTTACCGGTTTACTCGATGAGATGGAAAGGGAGGAATGTCATAAGAGGGAGGGCTATAAGTACTTAACCGCCTCTCTGTTTATGCAATTGATTGCCTATTTATCCCGCGCATACGCAGGAAATGCCGGATCCGATCATTCCAGCCTTTATCAGCTGGGAGAGACTATCAGCTTTATTGAGCAGAATCTGGACAGAAACATCACTATCCGGGAATTGCTTGAGGTATCACATATGTCGGCGAGCACTCTTAACCGGGCTTTTCAGAAAATCACCGGGACATCGCCGCTCGATTATCATCTGAAGAAAAAAATGGACAGGGCCTGTTCTCTTCTGCTGAAGAGAGACAGCTCTATTACCATGATCGCATATGACCTGGGGTTCAGCGACAGCAACTATTTTTCAAGGCAGTTCAGGAAGATCATCGGTGTGACGCCCCGGGAATTCCGCAAGAGATCATGA
- a CDS encoding IclR family transcriptional regulator, with amino-acid sequence MKKSRAATRTIKILEVIANESKGLTLSEIAAKLDIPITSASDIVRSLLDEGMVEVIDERSKVYGIGVTAYYIGNAFIANTSIVDKAKAAIEELSNKTNKTVFLGKEVQGKITYIYKHEPKETLVATCDIGSRTNLHCTSLGKSFLAYNEQMFESLRGKELIRKTAHTITDFDKLEAEVKKVRIQGYAIDDREQNDHLLCIGAPIFDSNRNVVAAISISGLYSVETDVEEQARLVKEAALTISRRIGYS; translated from the coding sequence ATGAAAAAGAGCCGAGCTGCCACCAGGACAATTAAGATTCTTGAAGTCATTGCCAATGAATCCAAAGGGCTGACTCTGTCCGAAATAGCGGCTAAACTTGATATCCCCATAACCAGCGCCAGCGATATTGTCAGATCACTACTCGATGAAGGGATGGTCGAAGTTATTGATGAGCGCAGTAAAGTCTATGGAATCGGGGTGACTGCCTATTATATCGGAAATGCCTTTATTGCCAACACTTCGATTGTCGACAAGGCAAAAGCGGCTATTGAAGAGCTCAGTAATAAAACCAACAAAACGGTCTTTCTCGGGAAAGAGGTTCAGGGGAAAATTACTTACATCTATAAACATGAACCAAAAGAAACTCTTGTGGCTACTTGCGATATCGGCAGCCGCACCAATCTGCATTGCACTTCTTTGGGGAAATCCTTTCTCGCCTATAATGAGCAGATGTTTGAATCTCTGAGGGGGAAGGAACTGATTCGAAAGACTGCGCACACTATTACGGATTTCGACAAGCTAGAAGCCGAAGTCAAAAAAGTGCGAATTCAGGGGTATGCCATTGATGATAGAGAGCAAAATGATCATCTGTTGTGTATTGGAGCTCCCATTTTTGACAGCAATCGCAATGTCGTCGCAGCCATCAGTATCAGCGGTTTGTATTCTGTCGAAACGGACGTGGAAGAGCAGGCTCGTCTTGTAAAGGAAGCCGCTTTGACTATTTCCCGCCGCATAGGCTATAGCTGA
- a CDS encoding DUF4962 domain-containing protein, with protein sequence MRDLIFMDCEPDVLKEDIRAGKKAVFERLVKQCETYFSVELPKSHPPSSTTFMGIAMANLALAYILTDEKRYLYEARRWIMTAVNYPHWGNAHLVDVDLSAAWILFGMGISYDWLKESFTQDERKAVKEKILLQGGRMFAFKVETEGSGWSTNYWQNHNWINMTGLSAAAYALVKEGEDVQQWIDSARANFDFVFSVMPEDGSDYEGVVYWRYGAMWLYVYAHLLKEREGIDYFETSGFLRNSFEYRLYQAAPNLEEQIGFGDAHDRRSGHSTAIYYKTAAEYKNGYAQKLGNLVRDEFLEREAELSKVKPGILPECFFEVLFYDPMVEEKEFDDLPLEKFFDDLGLYVKRTSWERDAAHFSFKCSNPGGRKQWSWLWKLKEEKNYNCFGLSHQHPDNNSFLFNYGGHFFAIDDGYNRTVKASDHNVILVDGVGYEGEGQNNIWKNYTPEMKGEIISCELNDDYSYLAGETAAVYKKELKMNKCRRHLFSKSGSSIFFMIDELVSELPHTYTWQMYSDVYPDVYGDCYRYSIGNAEMDLFVVSEREVVMDLNENTVRAVMTTQEPDKFTENHMKGIRISNKELVEKQSFISALVPRSAEADHQEIEKVQCDGAYGLSTGHDERVDYLLYSPSGYLVFMDTPVKAKLAHIEVENNKISKILELVND encoded by the coding sequence TTGAGAGATTTGATTTTTATGGATTGTGAACCCGATGTTCTCAAAGAAGACATTAGAGCCGGAAAGAAGGCTGTCTTTGAACGTCTTGTGAAACAATGTGAAACATATTTTTCTGTAGAACTGCCGAAAAGTCATCCCCCCTCCAGCACGACTTTTATGGGAATTGCCATGGCCAATCTGGCTCTGGCCTATATCCTGACGGACGAAAAGAGATATCTGTATGAGGCTCGAAGGTGGATCATGACTGCGGTTAATTATCCACATTGGGGCAATGCTCATCTGGTCGATGTGGATCTTTCCGCGGCCTGGATCCTCTTCGGAATGGGAATATCCTATGACTGGTTGAAAGAGAGCTTCACTCAAGATGAGAGGAAAGCGGTTAAGGAGAAGATCCTGCTTCAGGGCGGCCGCATGTTCGCTTTCAAGGTTGAAACGGAAGGCTCCGGCTGGTCGACAAATTACTGGCAGAACCATAACTGGATTAATATGACGGGTCTCAGCGCTGCAGCCTATGCTCTTGTTAAAGAAGGAGAGGATGTCCAGCAATGGATCGACAGTGCCAGAGCTAACTTCGACTTCGTTTTTTCAGTAATGCCTGAAGATGGCAGTGACTACGAAGGCGTGGTCTACTGGCGGTACGGAGCCATGTGGCTTTATGTTTACGCTCATCTTCTGAAAGAGCGGGAGGGGATTGATTATTTCGAAACCTCAGGTTTCTTAAGAAATTCCTTTGAATACAGACTATATCAGGCCGCCCCTAATCTTGAAGAACAGATCGGTTTCGGTGATGCACATGATAGAAGAAGCGGGCACAGCACAGCCATTTATTACAAAACGGCGGCAGAATATAAAAACGGATATGCCCAGAAACTTGGAAATCTCGTCCGCGATGAATTCCTGGAAAGAGAAGCTGAATTGTCAAAAGTTAAGCCGGGCATTCTTCCCGAGTGTTTTTTCGAAGTTCTTTTTTATGATCCGATGGTGGAAGAGAAAGAATTTGATGATTTGCCCCTGGAAAAATTTTTTGATGATCTGGGCCTTTATGTCAAAAGAACTTCCTGGGAAAGAGATGCAGCGCATTTTTCTTTTAAATGCTCCAATCCCGGTGGGAGAAAACAGTGGAGCTGGCTTTGGAAGCTTAAAGAAGAGAAAAACTACAACTGTTTCGGACTATCTCATCAACATCCAGATAATAATTCCTTTCTTTTTAATTATGGAGGCCATTTTTTTGCCATCGATGATGGATATAACAGAACAGTCAAAGCTTCGGATCACAACGTAATCCTCGTCGATGGAGTCGGATACGAAGGCGAAGGGCAGAACAATATCTGGAAGAATTACACTCCCGAAATGAAAGGCGAGATCATATCTTGCGAATTGAATGATGACTATTCCTATCTGGCGGGTGAGACGGCGGCTGTATATAAGAAAGAATTGAAAATGAATAAATGCCGACGACATTTATTTTCGAAAAGCGGCAGTTCAATATTTTTCATGATAGACGAGTTAGTCAGTGAACTTCCTCATACCTATACATGGCAGATGTACAGCGATGTGTACCCCGATGTGTATGGCGATTGTTACAGGTACAGTATCGGGAATGCTGAGATGGATCTCTTTGTCGTATCGGAGAGAGAGGTCGTTATGGACCTGAATGAGAATACCGTCCGAGCGGTTATGACAACCCAGGAACCGGATAAGTTCACAGAAAATCATATGAAGGGAATACGGATTTCCAATAAAGAATTGGTAGAAAAGCAATCCTTCATCTCTGCTCTTGTTCCCCGGAGCGCTGAAGCAGATCATCAGGAAATTGAAAAAGTGCAATGCGATGGAGCTTACGGACTATCTACGGGACATGATGAAAGAGTTGATTACTTACTGTATTCTCCCTCGGGCTATCTAGTGTTTATGGATACTCCTGTTAAAGCCAAATTAGCTCATATTGAAGTGGAAAATAATAAGATTAGTAAAATTCTGGAGTTGGTTAATGACTGA
- a CDS encoding ABC transporter permease, translating to MTDLVKKNGLNKEKLTQYKLYNGLKVVGKDWRLYLLLLPVLIWYLLWMYKPMAGLLISFKNYQPNLGVWGSDWVGFTNFKNLINGPYSTQFWRAFRSTFLVSLYGLIFGFPIPIFLALFFSEIGNKFYRNLTQTFTYLPHFLSEVTITGLVLTLLYHGEVNTGVIANLLFQLNIVPEGTKLFQDAAYFRPLYIITGIWKEAGYSSIVYFASIMGISPVLYEAVKVSGGNKLQEIRYVTFPGMAPTLTIMIILRIGQMLSIGYERIILLYNENTYDTADVLSSFVFRIGLEQGNSALGASAGMFNALIGFALVMGANFISRQISETSLW from the coding sequence ATGACTGATTTAGTAAAGAAAAACGGTTTGAACAAAGAAAAACTGACACAATATAAATTATATAATGGGTTAAAGGTCGTTGGAAAAGATTGGAGGCTTTATCTCCTTTTGCTGCCGGTCCTTATCTGGTATCTCCTCTGGATGTATAAACCGATGGCGGGATTGTTGATCTCATTTAAGAATTATCAGCCCAACCTCGGTGTCTGGGGAAGCGACTGGGTTGGTTTTACTAACTTTAAGAATTTAATCAACGGTCCTTACTCGACTCAGTTCTGGCGGGCTTTCCGCTCAACATTTCTTGTCAGTTTATACGGGTTGATTTTCGGATTTCCCATACCGATATTTCTGGCTCTATTCTTTAGTGAAATCGGGAACAAGTTCTACCGGAATCTTACTCAGACGTTTACCTATCTCCCTCACTTCCTTTCGGAAGTCACGATAACAGGACTCGTATTAACTCTGCTGTATCATGGAGAAGTTAACACCGGGGTAATCGCCAATCTTCTCTTTCAGCTCAACATCGTTCCCGAAGGAACAAAGCTGTTTCAAGACGCAGCTTACTTCAGGCCCTTGTATATCATTACAGGAATCTGGAAAGAAGCCGGATACAGTTCCATCGTCTATTTCGCTTCCATTATGGGAATATCTCCCGTCTTATACGAAGCTGTCAAAGTTTCAGGGGGTAACAAGCTTCAGGAAATTAGGTATGTCACCTTTCCGGGAATGGCGCCGACGCTGACGATTATGATCATTCTCCGAATTGGACAAATGCTCTCTATCGGTTATGAGAGGATCATTCTTCTCTATAACGAGAATACATACGACACAGCTGATGTGCTCTCCAGTTTTGTTTTTCGAATCGGTTTGGAACAGGGAAACTCGGCCCTCGGTGCTTCTGCCGGCATGTTCAACGCGTTAATCGGTTTTGCACTTGTCATGGGCGCTAACTTCATTAGCCGCCAGATTTCTGAAACTTCACTCTGGTAG
- a CDS encoding carbohydrate ABC transporter permease → MERLSKSEIIFKTLAHILISVFAVLALYPVIYAVSASISGKIAYETNKVILFPVDMNFQVYKLIFDDKGFWISYINTLFYTVFGTAWSMFISVTGAYVLTKKRLLFRKQLNLFVVFTMWFNAGIIPMYLNYVNMNVNNRWGIIVAFGVQAFNIILMRNYFSAIPESIEEAALVDGVNEFQLLWRIFIPMSKASMATVTLFYATSRWNGYFWARILLTDPMELPLQVYMRILVENYQAMIDDMGDLLPYAADSYVYAILVCSIVPVLIIYPYIQKYFAKGVNMGGVKG, encoded by the coding sequence ATGGAACGTTTAAGTAAAAGTGAAATAATATTCAAAACTCTGGCACATATCCTCATTTCAGTATTTGCCGTACTGGCACTCTATCCGGTGATTTATGCCGTATCCGCTTCTATCAGCGGGAAAATTGCCTATGAGACAAATAAGGTTATTCTCTTTCCCGTCGATATGAATTTCCAGGTTTACAAACTTATCTTCGACGATAAAGGTTTCTGGATTTCCTATATCAACACTTTGTTTTATACGGTATTCGGTACCGCATGGAGTATGTTCATTTCCGTTACCGGTGCTTATGTTCTGACGAAGAAAAGGCTTTTATTCAGAAAACAGCTTAACCTCTTTGTCGTATTTACAATGTGGTTCAATGCGGGGATTATCCCGATGTATCTCAACTATGTAAACATGAATGTTAATAACCGCTGGGGCATTATCGTAGCCTTCGGTGTGCAGGCTTTCAATATCATCCTGATGAGAAATTACTTCAGCGCCATACCTGAGTCAATTGAAGAAGCCGCACTGGTTGACGGAGTGAACGAATTTCAGCTTCTCTGGAGAATCTTCATTCCCATGTCTAAAGCATCCATGGCTACTGTAACTCTTTTTTATGCCACGAGCCGTTGGAATGGATACTTTTGGGCAAGGATATTGCTGACAGACCCGATGGAGCTTCCGCTTCAGGTTTATATGAGGATCCTCGTGGAGAATTATCAGGCCATGATCGACGATATGGGAGACTTGCTTCCTTATGCGGCGGATTCCTATGTGTATGCCATTCTGGTCTGTTCCATCGTCCCGGTTCTTATTATTTATCCCTATATACAAAAGTACTTCGCCAAGGGTGTGAATATGGGCGGAGTCAAAGGCTAA